A single window of Syntrophus aciditrophicus SB DNA harbors:
- the rimP gene encoding ribosome maturation factor RimP yields the protein MVNEFVKKLREDIWQLAEPVIASEGLELVEVECLRMKTRWLVRIYMDREGGVTLDDCSEISNQLGDVLDVHDLPPDPYTLEVSSPGLDRPLVRDKDFVRYQGCEVSIRLEQKVDGIRNFRGRLLEYVEEDGRKILVIEMASKLYRIPRDLIVKANLVYRF from the coding sequence ATGGTCAACGAATTCGTAAAAAAACTCCGGGAAGACATCTGGCAACTGGCTGAACCGGTGATCGCATCTGAAGGCCTCGAACTCGTCGAAGTCGAATGTCTCCGGATGAAGACCCGCTGGCTGGTGAGGATTTACATGGATCGGGAAGGCGGGGTCACACTGGATGACTGCTCGGAAATCAGCAATCAGCTCGGTGATGTTCTGGATGTTCATGATCTGCCTCCGGATCCGTATACGCTGGAGGTGTCTTCGCCAGGCCTGGACCGGCCCCTTGTCCGGGACAAGGATTTTGTCAGGTATCAGGGGTGTGAAGTGAGCATCCGGCTGGAACAGAAAGTGGACGGAATACGCAATTTCCGGGGCAGGCTCCTTGAATATGTCGAGGAAGACGGCCGGAAAATACTCGTGATTGAGATGGCTTCCAAGCTTTATCGTATTCCGAGAGATCTGATTGTCAAGGCGAATCTGGTCTACCGATTCTGA
- the hisD gene encoding histidinol dehydrogenase, producing MRIARTTDSDFEALYQRITQRGRVFDEDLWKVVEKIVDDVARKGDEALFDYTQRLDGYALTAETVAVSGKELEEAASRVEASDLAIMRQAAQRIEAFHRHQIAENWTVSDEPGIILGQRIVPLERVGIYAPGGLASYPSTVLMAAVPAKIAGVGEIILVNPSRGGQIHPLIAATAKLCGISRIFKIGGAQAVAALAYGTETIPRVDKIVGPGNAYVAAAKKMVFGQVSIDMIAGPSEILIIADQTAQPAFVAADLLSQAEHDEMASAVLVTPDEVLAREVSVELKRQLERLPRRTIAERSLEAFGAILVTDNLEGAVTVANRFAPEHLELIVEDPWKLLEGIKHAGAVFLGHYTPEAIGDYIAGPNHVLPTGGTARFSSALGVYDFVKRISVVCFSRDVLEDYGPKAARFARLEGLDAHGNSISLRLAGKNS from the coding sequence ATGAGGATTGCACGAACGACGGATTCTGACTTTGAAGCATTGTATCAGCGGATTACCCAGCGGGGGCGTGTTTTTGACGAAGATCTCTGGAAAGTGGTCGAAAAGATCGTCGACGACGTGGCCCGGAAAGGGGATGAAGCCCTCTTTGACTACACGCAGCGGCTGGACGGTTATGCCCTGACGGCAGAGACGGTTGCCGTATCCGGGAAAGAACTGGAAGAGGCGGCCTCTCGGGTGGAGGCCTCGGATCTGGCTATTATGCGGCAGGCGGCACAGCGGATCGAAGCCTTCCATCGCCATCAGATCGCCGAAAACTGGACCGTATCCGATGAGCCCGGCATCATCCTCGGTCAGCGGATCGTTCCTCTGGAACGGGTGGGAATCTATGCGCCGGGAGGGCTGGCCTCCTATCCCTCGACCGTCCTGATGGCGGCAGTTCCGGCGAAGATTGCCGGCGTTGGGGAGATTATCCTGGTCAATCCTTCCCGGGGAGGGCAGATCCATCCGCTGATTGCCGCCACTGCGAAGTTGTGCGGCATCAGCCGCATCTTCAAGATCGGAGGAGCCCAGGCCGTTGCGGCGCTGGCCTACGGTACGGAAACGATTCCCAGGGTGGACAAGATTGTCGGTCCGGGAAATGCCTACGTGGCAGCAGCCAAAAAGATGGTTTTCGGACAGGTTTCCATCGATATGATCGCCGGACCCAGTGAAATCCTGATTATTGCAGATCAAACGGCGCAGCCTGCCTTTGTGGCCGCCGATCTTCTGTCCCAGGCGGAGCATGATGAAATGGCCAGTGCCGTCCTGGTGACGCCCGATGAGGTTCTGGCCCGGGAGGTGTCGGTCGAGCTGAAGCGCCAACTGGAGCGCCTTCCCCGACGCACGATTGCCGAGCGATCCCTTGAGGCCTTCGGAGCCATACTGGTCACGGATAACCTGGAAGGGGCCGTGACCGTGGCCAACCGCTTCGCTCCGGAGCATCTCGAATTGATTGTTGAAGATCCCTGGAAGCTTCTTGAAGGCATAAAACACGCCGGTGCGGTTTTTCTCGGTCATTACACTCCGGAGGCTATCGGCGACTATATTGCCGGTCCCAACCATGTGCTTCCCACGGGAGGAACGGCGCGTTTTTCCTCGGCCCTGGGAGTTTATGACTTCGTGAAGCGGATCAGCGTGGTTTGCTTCAGCAGGGACGTTCTGGAGGACTATGGGCCCAAGGCGGCACGCTTTGCACGTCTCGAGGGCCTGGATGCTCACGGAAATTCAATTTCCCTGAGATTGGCAGGAAAAAATTCTTGA
- the murA gene encoding UDP-N-acetylglucosamine 1-carboxyvinyltransferase yields MDKIVIEGGKPLRGEVKISGAKNAALPIMASALLTEGWNTFHNIPDLMDIRTTRKLLQSLGVVIEGTSGTIRLNAGEISNIEASYDLVKTMRASILVLGPLVARLGIARVSLPGGCAIGARPVNLHIKALQEMGAEVILKEGYVEARAKRLKGANLYFDMPTVGGTENIMMAAALADGVTLLKNAAREPEIVNLAEVLNGMGAKVSGAGTDVIRVEGVERLHPVEADIIPDRIEAGTYMIAAGVTGGDIRVLGCCLSHLDALIEKLIDAGMTIEPFDGGLRAAGTGTIRSVDITTLPHPGFPTDLQAQMMSMMAVAEGLSVMTETVFENRFMHVGELMRMGADIQIQGNSAIVKGVGALKGAPVMATDLRASASLVLAGLAARGTTELSRVYHLDRGYEELEKKFSALGAEIRRISE; encoded by the coding sequence GTGGATAAAATCGTCATCGAAGGGGGAAAACCCCTCCGGGGTGAGGTGAAGATCAGCGGCGCCAAAAACGCCGCACTGCCCATCATGGCATCAGCACTCCTGACGGAGGGTTGGAATACCTTTCACAACATACCGGATCTTATGGATATCAGGACCACGAGGAAGCTCCTCCAGAGTCTCGGTGTGGTCATTGAAGGAACGTCGGGAACCATCCGTCTCAATGCCGGCGAGATTTCGAATATCGAGGCTTCCTATGACCTCGTGAAAACGATGCGGGCGTCCATCCTCGTTCTGGGGCCTCTTGTGGCCCGGCTCGGGATTGCCCGAGTATCTCTTCCCGGCGGCTGCGCCATCGGCGCCCGCCCCGTCAACCTTCATATAAAGGCCCTGCAGGAAATGGGGGCGGAGGTGATTCTGAAGGAAGGCTACGTGGAGGCCAGAGCGAAGCGGTTGAAAGGAGCGAACCTGTACTTTGACATGCCAACGGTCGGTGGAACGGAAAACATCATGATGGCCGCCGCCCTGGCTGATGGGGTGACCCTTCTGAAGAACGCAGCCAGAGAGCCGGAGATCGTCAATCTCGCCGAAGTGTTGAACGGCATGGGAGCAAAAGTTTCGGGCGCCGGCACGGATGTGATTCGCGTGGAAGGGGTGGAGCGCCTCCATCCCGTTGAAGCCGACATCATTCCCGACCGGATTGAAGCGGGCACCTACATGATCGCTGCGGGAGTCACAGGCGGAGACATCCGGGTCCTGGGCTGCTGCCTGTCCCACCTCGATGCGCTCATCGAGAAACTGATCGACGCAGGCATGACCATCGAGCCCTTCGATGGAGGGCTGCGGGCGGCAGGCACCGGAACGATCCGGAGCGTGGACATTACAACCCTGCCTCACCCGGGTTTCCCGACGGACCTGCAGGCGCAGATGATGTCCATGATGGCCGTGGCCGAAGGGCTGAGCGTAATGACGGAAACGGTGTTTGAAAATCGATTCATGCATGTGGGCGAACTGATGCGCATGGGCGCCGACATCCAGATTCAGGGGAACAGCGCGATCGTCAAAGGCGTGGGCGCCCTCAAGGGCGCTCCGGTCATGGCCACGGATCTCAGGGCGTCGGCATCCCTTGTACTGGCAGGTCTGGCGGCCCGCGGGACAACGGAGTTGTCGCGCGTTTATCATCTTGACCGGGGTTATGAGGAACTGGAAAAGAAATTTTCGGCACTGGGCGCCGAAATTCGAAGAATATCGGAGTGA
- the prmC gene encoding peptide chain release factor N(5)-glutamine methyltransferase yields the protein MTIEQLIENTEKDFMSRNLATPRLDAEVLLASFLKKDRTWLYTHPGQDVSAREMDGFSFWVARRQKGEPVAYIIGRKEFWSLDFAVDPRVLIPRPDTEVLVEEVIKVLGSGRASRPEILDLGTGSGAIAVALAHECPHARITATDISRKALAVSAGNAERHGVASRITFLEGNLLDPVMGKFDVIVSNPPYIDSGDYARLSAEVRNFEPREALLAGEQGMDFYSAIIPQAACRLKPGGWLLLEIGDSQKENLNRLFQQSDAYQDLAFRKDYAGRWRVVKAKIREEESG from the coding sequence ATGACAATCGAACAACTGATCGAAAACACGGAAAAGGACTTCATGTCCCGAAATCTGGCGACGCCCCGCCTGGATGCGGAGGTTCTTCTGGCCTCTTTCCTGAAGAAAGACCGGACCTGGCTCTACACCCATCCCGGGCAGGACGTGAGCGCCCGGGAAATGGACGGGTTCAGCTTCTGGGTGGCGAGGCGGCAGAAGGGCGAACCCGTGGCTTATATTATCGGGCGGAAGGAATTCTGGTCCCTCGATTTCGCCGTGGACCCCCGGGTCCTGATTCCGCGTCCGGATACCGAGGTCCTGGTGGAGGAGGTCATTAAGGTGCTGGGAAGCGGCAGGGCGTCCCGGCCGGAGATTCTCGACCTGGGGACGGGGAGCGGAGCGATAGCCGTGGCTCTGGCCCATGAATGTCCCCATGCCCGGATTACGGCGACGGACATTTCCCGTAAGGCGCTTGCGGTGTCGGCCGGAAATGCCGAGCGGCATGGCGTGGCTTCCCGGATCACCTTCCTTGAAGGAAATCTCCTTGATCCGGTAATGGGAAAATTTGATGTCATCGTATCCAATCCGCCTTATATCGATTCCGGGGATTATGCCCGACTTTCCGCGGAAGTGAGAAACTTCGAACCCAGGGAGGCGCTCCTTGCCGGGGAGCAAGGCATGGATTTTTATTCGGCGATTATCCCGCAGGCAGCCTGCCGACTGAAACCGGGAGGATGGCTTCTGCTGGAAATCGGCGACAGCCAGAAGGAAAACCTCAACCGCCTGTTCCAGCAATCCGACGCGTATCAGGATCTTGCGTTCCGGAAGGATTATGCCGGGCGTTGGCGGGTTGTGAAGGCGAAAATAAGAGAGGAAGAGAGTGGATAA
- the prfA gene encoding peptide chain release factor 1 yields MFSKLKEVESRYLELEKLLSDPTVVTRQSLYQKYAKEHADLRDLVEVFRKYEKVGAAIEEAQQLLRGDDEELKEIAREELPELRQHLAGLEERLKVLLLPRDLNDDRNVFLEIRAGTGGDEAGLFVGDLFRMYARYAEMRRWKVEVISSTPSSGVGGFKEIIASIAGQGAYSQLKYESGVHRVQRVPVTEAQGRIHTSAVTVAIMPEADEVEVTIDPNDLRIDVFHSSGHGGQSVNTTDSAVRITHLPTGLVVSCQDEKSQLKNKAKALKVLRARLLDIMVKKQSDEISEARKSQVGSGDRSERIRTYNFPQGRVTDHRVGLTLYSLENILGGDIQEFIDALTAYFQAESLKQQSTG; encoded by the coding sequence ATGTTTAGCAAGCTTAAAGAAGTGGAATCCCGCTATCTGGAACTGGAAAAACTTTTGAGTGACCCGACTGTCGTTACCAGGCAGAGCCTCTATCAGAAGTATGCGAAGGAACATGCGGATCTGCGCGATCTTGTCGAGGTTTTCCGGAAATATGAGAAAGTCGGCGCCGCCATAGAGGAAGCTCAGCAGCTGCTGCGTGGCGACGATGAGGAACTGAAGGAAATCGCCAGGGAAGAATTGCCGGAACTTCGTCAGCACTTGGCCGGGTTGGAAGAGAGACTGAAAGTGCTCCTGCTCCCCCGGGACCTCAACGATGATCGGAACGTGTTTCTGGAAATCCGCGCGGGAACGGGAGGCGACGAGGCCGGTTTGTTCGTGGGCGATCTCTTCCGTATGTATGCCCGTTACGCGGAAATGCGGCGGTGGAAGGTGGAAGTGATCAGCAGCACGCCATCCAGCGGCGTAGGGGGGTTCAAGGAAATCATTGCTTCGATTGCCGGGCAGGGCGCGTACAGTCAGTTGAAGTACGAGAGCGGGGTCCACAGGGTGCAGCGCGTGCCCGTGACCGAGGCCCAGGGAAGGATTCACACCTCGGCGGTCACCGTGGCGATCATGCCGGAGGCGGATGAAGTCGAGGTCACCATCGATCCCAATGATCTGCGCATCGACGTCTTTCATTCCAGCGGTCATGGAGGACAGAGTGTCAATACAACGGATTCGGCTGTGCGGATTACCCACCTCCCCACGGGGCTGGTGGTGAGCTGCCAGGACGAAAAGTCGCAGCTCAAGAATAAGGCCAAGGCACTGAAGGTTCTGCGTGCCCGTCTTCTGGACATTATGGTCAAAAAGCAGAGCGACGAGATATCGGAAGCCCGGAAGAGTCAGGTGGGGAGTGGCGATCGCAGCGAAAGAATACGGACGTACAACTTTCCTCAGGGCCGGGTGACGGATCATCGGGTGGGATTGACGCTTTACAGTCTGGAAAACATTCTGGGAGGAGACATCCAGGAGTTTATCGACGCCCTGACGGCTTATTTTCAGGCGGAGTCCCTGAAACAGCAGTCGACGGGTTGA
- the rpmE gene encoding 50S ribosomal protein L31: MKEGIHPEYKETTITCVCGNVITTRSTKQDIKVEICSQCHPFITGKQKIIDTAGRVERFNQKYAGVNNKKA; the protein is encoded by the coding sequence ATGAAGGAAGGAATTCATCCTGAGTATAAAGAAACAACCATTACCTGCGTTTGCGGGAACGTGATTACAACCCGGTCAACAAAGCAGGACATCAAGGTGGAAATCTGTTCCCAGTGTCATCCGTTTATCACTGGAAAACAGAAGATCATCGACACCGCCGGCCGCGTGGAACGCTTCAATCAGAAATATGCCGGAGTCAACAATAAAAAAGCGTAG
- the rho gene encoding transcription termination factor Rho has protein sequence MNIEEIKRQPINELAHLAKDLNVPGAGGMRRQDLIFAILQAQAEKNGMISGSGVLEILPDGFGFLRAVDYNYLPSPDDIYISPSQIRRFNLRTGDTISGEVRPPKEGEKYFALLKVDTINFEASELARDKILFDNLIPVYPHDKLNLESNPENYSTRIMDLFTPIGKGQRGLIVSPPRAGKTVLLQDIAHSITANHKEVILMVLLIDERPEEVTDMQRSVKGEVVSSTFDEPATRHVQVAEMVIEKAKRLVEHKRDVVILLDSITRLARAYNTVVPPSGKVLSGGVDSNALHKPKRFFGAARNIENGGSLTIISTALIDTGSRMDEVIFEEFKGTGNMELHLDRRIADRRVFPAFDLIRSGTRKEELLTPKENLNRIWILRRILQEMNPVDAMEFIIDKMRKTETNQAFLDSMNQ, from the coding sequence ATGAATATTGAAGAGATTAAAAGACAGCCCATTAACGAACTGGCTCATCTCGCGAAAGATCTGAATGTGCCGGGCGCGGGGGGAATGAGAAGGCAGGATCTGATTTTCGCGATTCTTCAGGCTCAGGCGGAGAAAAACGGGATGATCTCGGGGTCGGGCGTACTGGAGATTCTTCCCGATGGCTTTGGGTTCCTGAGGGCCGTGGATTACAATTATCTGCCCAGCCCCGATGATATCTACATTTCTCCTTCTCAAATCCGGCGGTTTAATCTCCGGACCGGGGACACGATTTCCGGGGAGGTCAGGCCACCGAAGGAAGGGGAAAAGTATTTCGCTCTCCTCAAAGTCGACACCATCAACTTTGAAGCTTCCGAACTGGCCCGCGATAAAATCCTGTTCGATAATCTCATTCCTGTTTATCCCCATGATAAACTGAACCTGGAAAGCAATCCGGAAAACTACTCGACACGGATCATGGATCTCTTCACACCCATCGGCAAGGGTCAGCGGGGGCTGATCGTTTCGCCTCCCCGGGCTGGCAAGACCGTTCTTCTTCAGGACATTGCCCACAGCATCACGGCAAATCATAAAGAGGTCATTCTCATGGTGCTGCTCATCGATGAGCGGCCGGAAGAAGTGACCGACATGCAGCGCAGCGTCAAGGGAGAAGTCGTTTCCTCCACCTTCGACGAGCCGGCAACCCGTCATGTCCAGGTTGCCGAGATGGTCATCGAGAAGGCGAAAAGGCTGGTCGAGCACAAACGGGATGTGGTCATCCTCCTGGACAGCATCACTCGGCTGGCCAGGGCGTACAACACCGTTGTACCTCCCAGCGGCAAGGTGCTGTCCGGCGGTGTGGATTCCAATGCGCTTCATAAACCGAAGCGTTTTTTCGGGGCTGCCCGGAACATCGAAAACGGCGGCAGTCTGACCATTATTTCCACGGCGCTGATCGACACCGGCAGCCGCATGGACGAGGTGATCTTCGAAGAATTTAAAGGGACGGGTAACATGGAACTTCATCTGGATCGACGGATAGCGGACCGGAGGGTTTTCCCCGCCTTCGATCTGATCCGTTCCGGGACCCGCAAAGAGGAGCTCCTCACCCCGAAGGAGAATCTCAACAGGATATGGATTCTGCGGAGAATTCTCCAGGAAATGAATCCGGTGGACGCCATGGAATTCATTATCGACAAGATGCGCAAGACCGAGACCAACCAGGCCTTTCTGGATTCCATGAATCAGTAG
- the pgeF gene encoding peptidoglycan editing factor PgeF — protein sequence MFQIVRSGEVSFLQAPKLLEFKFVTHAFCSRRGGVSQGAFASLNMTAGHGDAKERVRKNWRILSRSFDMPERSFFVMNQVHSDEVLVIRENPPGQQSGGIPAGDACVTQLPEVALCIKTADCVPVFLVDVHQRVIGAVHAGWGGTALQITARVVDVMVREFQCRPADIRAAIGPSIGPCCYEVDSRVYLAMRDHHGAEHFFSPAGAPGKWTLDLPLANRYQLLGRGLANDNIELSGFCTVCRPDLFFSHRRDAGKTGRHVNFILLKGKKSQDKILLDITKGL from the coding sequence GTGTTTCAGATCGTCCGGAGCGGTGAGGTAAGTTTTCTGCAGGCTCCGAAACTGCTTGAGTTCAAATTTGTCACTCATGCCTTCTGTTCCCGCCGGGGCGGTGTCAGCCAGGGTGCTTTTGCATCGCTGAACATGACAGCCGGGCATGGGGACGCCAAAGAACGGGTCCGGAAAAACTGGCGAATCCTCAGCCGCTCCTTCGATATGCCGGAGAGATCCTTTTTCGTCATGAATCAGGTGCACAGCGACGAGGTTCTCGTCATCAGGGAAAATCCTCCGGGACAGCAAAGTGGAGGGATTCCCGCCGGTGACGCTTGTGTCACACAGCTTCCGGAAGTGGCCCTCTGCATTAAAACAGCGGACTGTGTGCCGGTTTTTCTTGTGGACGTCCATCAGCGGGTCATCGGAGCGGTCCACGCGGGCTGGGGAGGAACTGCTCTGCAGATTACAGCCAGGGTCGTTGACGTCATGGTTCGGGAGTTTCAATGCCGTCCCGCGGATATCCGTGCGGCCATCGGACCTTCCATCGGGCCTTGCTGTTATGAGGTGGACAGCCGGGTCTATCTGGCAATGCGCGATCACCATGGAGCGGAACATTTTTTTTCCCCTGCGGGCGCTCCGGGAAAGTGGACCCTGGATCTGCCCCTGGCCAACCGATATCAGCTCCTGGGAAGGGGGCTGGCGAACGACAATATTGAGTTGTCCGGTTTCTGTACCGTCTGCCGTCCCGATCTGTTCTTTTCGCACCGGCGGGATGCGGGGAAAACCGGTCGCCATGTGAACTTCATTCTGCTCAAAGGTAAAAAATCGCAAGATAAAATTCTTCTTGACATCACAAAGGGATTATAA
- a CDS encoding RluA family pseudouridine synthase, with the protein MKGVAPLREYRVTATESGLRLDLFLASHESGFSRARLQRLIESGRVTISGKAAIRASQKLRTGDIVMLEEPPATPLELIPQDIPLSILYEDHDLLVLDKPAGLVVHPAAGHVSGTLVNALLFHCRDLAGIGGVMRPGIVHRLDKDTSGLLVVAKTDAAHQGLALQFKKHQVGKTYQALVYGDPREKTGQIDLPVGRHPVERKKMSTKSRRGKEAATRWRIAERFGVATLLNVDIVTGRTHQIRVHLAAIGHPVVGDAVYGSSKRATTLTDPAVKGRLKEMSRQALHAARLSFTHPVTHKILEFHAPLPADMEDLCAFLRKHCCPDSQLVLQAF; encoded by the coding sequence ATGAAGGGTGTTGCGCCACTCAGGGAGTACAGGGTAACTGCGACGGAGAGTGGCCTGCGGCTGGATCTCTTTCTTGCCAGCCATGAATCCGGCTTTTCCAGAGCCCGGTTGCAGCGTCTTATTGAAAGCGGCCGGGTGACCATCAGTGGGAAGGCGGCAATCCGGGCGAGTCAGAAGCTTCGAACCGGCGATATCGTGATGCTTGAAGAACCCCCGGCAACCCCTCTGGAACTTATCCCTCAGGATATCCCTCTTTCCATTCTGTATGAGGACCATGACCTCCTCGTTCTGGACAAGCCTGCCGGTCTGGTCGTCCATCCGGCGGCGGGTCACGTCTCGGGTACCCTCGTCAATGCCCTCCTTTTCCATTGCCGGGATCTGGCGGGTATCGGCGGGGTGATGCGTCCGGGAATCGTCCACCGCCTGGACAAGGATACTTCCGGTCTGCTCGTGGTGGCCAAAACGGATGCGGCACATCAGGGGCTTGCCCTGCAGTTTAAAAAGCACCAGGTGGGTAAAACCTATCAGGCGCTCGTTTATGGTGATCCCCGGGAAAAGACTGGACAGATCGACCTGCCTGTGGGACGGCATCCCGTAGAGCGGAAAAAAATGTCGACAAAGAGCCGGCGGGGCAAAGAGGCGGCAACCCGTTGGCGGATCGCCGAGCGTTTCGGCGTCGCGACGCTTTTAAACGTGGATATCGTAACCGGGCGGACTCATCAGATCCGAGTGCACCTGGCGGCGATTGGTCATCCTGTTGTCGGAGACGCGGTCTATGGAAGTTCAAAACGGGCCACTACCCTCACGGATCCTGCCGTCAAGGGCCGCCTGAAAGAAATGAGCAGGCAGGCCCTCCATGCCGCGCGTCTCTCTTTCACTCATCCCGTGACCCATAAGATTCTGGAATTTCACGCGCCGCTTCCGGCGGACATGGAGGATCTATGCGCCTTCCTGCGGAAGCATTGCTGTCCTGATTCCCAATTGGTTCTCCAGGCGTTCTGA
- the selA gene encoding L-seryl-tRNA(Sec) selenium transferase, producing the protein MNEQMQTLLRGLPKIDEILLILEKRNPESRAPREVIRCVCRETVDELRRSILRRKGDAGTIRLPMAEEIATVVENRIEALHRPRLRRVINATGVILHTNLGRAPLCLEARDQLTAVGKGYSNLEFDLDRGERGLRYDHVRELLCLLSGVEDALVVNNNAAAVLLTLNTLAEGREVVVSRGELVEIGGEFRVPEIMEKSGARLREVGATNRTRLVDYERAISSETGLILKVHSSNFRMVGFTEETPLEDLVALGKKHSIPVMYDVGSGCFIDLTAYGLPGEPVVRDVAAHGVDVLTFSGDKMLGGPQAGIILGRRNLLENIKRNPLNRALRIDKLTLAALEATLRVYLDPKEAVNRLRILKALTEPLSEVTRRAKKCLRLLRRALSTSFSLALKPGVSMVGGGALPEVSIPTMLMAVRFAGLSAGRLEAGLRRLEIPIIVRVAHDEILLDFRTIEEEELKLIRDGFLSLALPSGD; encoded by the coding sequence ATGAATGAACAGATGCAGACCTTATTGCGCGGACTTCCGAAAATCGATGAAATTCTGCTGATTCTTGAGAAACGTAATCCGGAGAGCCGAGCTCCCCGCGAAGTGATCCGGTGTGTCTGCCGGGAGACCGTAGACGAACTGCGCCGCTCCATTCTCCGCAGGAAAGGCGATGCGGGGACGATACGCCTCCCCATGGCAGAGGAGATCGCCACAGTCGTGGAAAACCGGATTGAAGCGCTGCACCGACCCCGGCTTCGCCGAGTGATCAACGCGACAGGCGTGATCCTGCACACGAATCTGGGGCGGGCGCCACTCTGTCTGGAGGCGAGGGATCAGTTGACGGCCGTCGGAAAAGGGTACTCCAATCTGGAATTTGACCTGGATCGGGGAGAGCGGGGACTGCGCTACGATCATGTTCGGGAACTCCTCTGTCTCCTTTCAGGCGTGGAAGACGCCCTGGTGGTCAATAACAACGCCGCCGCGGTGCTTCTCACACTCAACACACTGGCGGAAGGGCGGGAAGTGGTCGTTTCCCGGGGAGAACTTGTTGAAATCGGCGGAGAGTTCCGTGTTCCGGAGATTATGGAAAAAAGCGGCGCCCGGCTGAGGGAAGTGGGAGCGACCAACCGGACCCGTCTGGTTGATTATGAACGGGCCATATCTTCAGAGACGGGATTGATTCTCAAAGTTCATTCCAGCAATTTCAGGATGGTGGGCTTTACGGAAGAGACTCCCCTGGAAGATCTGGTGGCTCTGGGGAAAAAACATTCAATTCCGGTCATGTATGATGTGGGCAGCGGCTGTTTTATCGATCTGACTGCTTATGGACTGCCCGGAGAGCCCGTGGTCAGGGATGTTGCCGCCCATGGTGTGGATGTGTTGACGTTCAGCGGCGACAAGATGCTGGGTGGGCCGCAGGCGGGAATCATCCTGGGAAGACGCAACCTTCTCGAGAATATCAAACGCAATCCTCTCAACCGTGCCCTGCGGATCGACAAACTGACCCTGGCGGCACTGGAGGCAACCCTCAGGGTCTATCTTGATCCGAAGGAAGCCGTGAACCGTCTGCGGATTCTCAAGGCTCTGACAGAACCGTTGAGTGAGGTGACCCGGCGGGCGAAAAAGTGTCTGCGGCTGTTGAGGAGGGCTTTGTCGACGTCTTTCTCCCTGGCTCTGAAGCCGGGGGTATCGATGGTAGGCGGAGGAGCCCTTCCCGAAGTGAGCATCCCGACAATGCTGATGGCAGTCCGGTTTGCCGGACTTTCCGCCGGCCGGCTGGAGGCCGGCCTCCGGCGGCTGGAAATTCCGATTATCGTTCGGGTGGCCCATGACGAGATCCTGCTGGATTTCCGGACGATTGAAGAAGAAGAGCTGAAGCTGATCCGCGATGGGTTTCTGTCTCTGGCCCTGCCCTCCGGAGATTAA
- the def gene encoding peptide deformylase yields MSYRHKVLTLWSEISVNDEETRILRTPSRDLPIPLSREARDQIQTLVDAFLERDDALGLAAPQIGINRRIVIFRNKGFDEEGWSKKEKDYDLLINPRITQTRGELVKGAEGCLSCPSIQVEVNRFPEVKVRAFDRHGNRISKRYADFLARVAQHELDHLEGKLIVDCEGPVYFPREKKAFFERIFAQIP; encoded by the coding sequence ATGTCTTATCGTCACAAAGTATTAACCCTCTGGAGCGAAATTTCCGTCAACGATGAAGAAACGCGCATTCTGCGGACCCCCTCCAGGGATCTCCCGATTCCGCTGAGCCGCGAGGCCAGAGACCAGATACAAACTCTGGTTGACGCCTTTCTTGAGCGGGATGACGCACTGGGATTGGCAGCGCCTCAGATCGGAATAAACCGGAGGATCGTAATCTTCCGCAACAAGGGATTTGATGAGGAAGGGTGGTCCAAAAAAGAAAAAGACTATGATCTGCTGATCAACCCCCGTATCACCCAGACCAGGGGAGAGCTTGTCAAAGGAGCGGAGGGATGTCTCTCCTGCCCGAGTATTCAGGTGGAAGTCAACCGTTTCCCGGAAGTTAAAGTTCGGGCCTTCGATCGTCACGGCAACCGGATCAGCAAACGGTATGCCGATTTTCTCGCCCGCGTCGCTCAACACGAACTCGACCATCTGGAAGGAAAATTGATTGTGGATTGTGAAGGCCCGGTCTACTTTCCTCGAGAGAAAAAAGCCTTCTTTGAACGGATTTTTGCGCAGATTCCCTGA